The Planctellipticum variicoloris DNA window TGATCGAGCCACACGGCCGCGTCGCTTCGCGAGATCGCCGGACGCCGCTCCGTCCACCGCCAGAACAGTGCGGCCGGGACCAGCAGGGCGCCGGACCACAGCGTCGCCGGGACGGCCACCGGCCACCAGAGCTTGGCCGCCAGCAGCAATCCTGCCCAGCACCACGCAGCGGCTGCCAGCGGGCCGAGAGCCCTCAGCATCAGCTCCCGACCCAGCAGTCGCCGCCGGCAGACGCGAATCCAGCGATCGGGAGACAAGATGCAGTCCTCCCAGCTCCGCAATTCTACCAGTTCCGCAGCACTACGGAACCATCAGCTCGCTCTGAGCGTCTTCGCCTTTTTCGCGAGCCCGCACTTCGACATTGATTTCGCTGACAGGTTTGTATTCCGCCCGCGGCTGGCGGGCATCTTTGGTTTCACGGGTGATCGTGGCCTTCCAGCGGGCCAGCCCAAACGGGACATCGCGACTCCGCCAGATCGACGTTTCCTGAATGGTCCGGCCGCCTGGGCTTTCGATGTTCACTTTTCCATCGAGCTGATCGGCCTTGACCGCCCCAAGCCCCACTTCGGGATCGACGTCCTTTTCGGCGGTCTCCCAGTTCCGGTAGTAACCCAGCACGAGCCCGACGGGGTAGAGCTGCAGGGCGGGTTGAGCGATCGAAGTCGGCTCTCCCTGTCCGATTTTCCGGAATCCCTTGATCACCGGCAGGAATGAGACGGGCACGCCCTTCTCGTCTTTGGGATTCTCGATCACTCCCGAGTCGGGGACCAGCACTTTGTAGATTTCGGTTCCGGTCACGCCGGTGTCGAGCTTGCCGTCCCGCTCCCGACCCCGTTCGATCTTGATCTCGAGCCATCGACAGGGGACTTCTTTCCCTTGGTACATCCCCTGTTCTGCGCCGACCGACTTGATCCAGACGTGCTCGATCCACGGGGGGATTTCCAGCTTCCCGAGCGTGGAATCCGGGCGGATTTCGACCTGCGTGTAGGTTCCTTCGTAGCGGACCCAGGTGCCGTCCGGGGGGAGTTCGAACACGCCGACCTGCGCTGCGGCCGTGCCGCTCCACAAACACGCCAGACACAGCCCGGCCACCGCGGTGATGCGCGCCATCATGAAAGGGAAGTCCTTGAAACCCGGGTCCGGAATGGTGCGACCGTCGGGAGACTTCCCGACGAATCCCCAGTCTCTCACACTGCCCAAGTGCTGGCAAGGTCTAATCTTCCGGCGTCAGGAGCCATTTCGAGGCGCTTCCGGGCGAACCGGGGCGAGGTTCCGCTACTCAAATCTCCGGATGACCGATATAGTTCGGAAAATCGACATACTCATCGGCCCGGCTCTCCTTCCAACGTGTTGCCGGCCCTGACCTTGGAGCATCGACCGATGGCTGACGAAGCCAAACGCAGCAAAGCCGAAGTCCTGAAAGAAGAAAGTCGACAGCTCCGCGGCCCGCTCGCCCGCGAACTGACGGTACTCGACCAGCATTTCAGCGGAGAAGCCGAATCCCTGCTCAAGTTTCACGGCTGCTATCAGCAAGGCAACCGCGACGAGCGGAAGGCCAAGAATCCCGACGGGACTCCCAAGGCCAAAGAGTACCGTGTGATGGTCCGTACCCGGGTTCCCGGCGGCAAAGTCACGGCCAAACAGTTCCTGGGGCACCTCGATCTTTGCGAAAAGTACGCCAACGGCACTCTGAAGATCACGACGCGGCAGGGATTTCAGTTTCACGGCGTGCTGAAAAACGACCTCAAGGCGACGATCGCCGCAATTAACGCGAACTTGCTGACGACCCTCGCAGCCTGCGGCGACGTGAACAGGAATGTGATTACCTGCCCGGCGCCGTTCAAGAACAACGGCGTGCGCGCTCAGATGCAGGCCCTGGCTTATCACCTGGCCGAACACCTGAAACCGCGATCGACCGCCTACCACGAAATCTGGCTGACGGACGACAGCGGGCTGACCGAGAACTTGGCCGAGTTCCAGCCGGTCGACGAACCGCTGTACGGCAAAGCCTATCTCCCCCGCAAGTTCAAAGTTGCCATCGCCCTCCCCGACGACAACTGCGTCGACATCTTCGCCAACGACCTCGGCCTCCTCGCCGTCGTCGAGGACGACCGGATCGTCGGCTTCAACGTCATGGTCGGCGGCGGCATGGGCCGCACCCCCAGCGCCGAGAAAACCTTCGCGGCAGTCGCCCAGCCGCTGGCGTACATTTCGCCGGAGCAGGTCGACCTGGTCGCCGAGGCGATCATCAAGGTCCAGCGGGACTTCGGCAACCGGGAAGACCGCAAGGTCGCCCGCCTGAAGTACACCATCGCCAACCTCGGGCTGGAGGCGTTCAAGGCCAAGGTCGAGGAATACTACGGCCAGCCGCTCGCCCCCCCGCGCCCGATCCCGATCCTCAAGGCCGAGGACCATATGGGGTGGCACGAGCAGGGGGATGGGAATCTGTTTGTCGGCATCAACATCTCCGGCGGCCGCATCAAGGACGACGGCGATCTGCGGATCAAGTCGTTCTTCCGCGCGGTGCTGGGGAAATACGGCATGGAGACCCGGCTGACCTGTATGCAGGCGGTGATTCTCTGCGACATTCCGCCGAGCGAAAAGCCGGTCATCGAGCAGATGATGCGCGATCACGGGATCGTGCCGGCGGAGGAATTGACGCCGGTCCGCCGCTTTGCGATCTCCTGCACCGCGTTTCCTACCTGCGGTCTTGCCGTGGCGGAATCGGAGCGGGTGCTTCCGGACGTGATCACCCGGCTGGAGGCGGAGTTGACCCGGCTGGGGCTGGAGCGGGAGTTGTTCGCCGTCCACATCACCGGCTGCCCGAACGGCTGCGGCCGGCCCTACACCCCCGACGTGGGGATCGTGGGCAAGACGCTGGGGAAATATACGCTGTTCGTAGGGGGGAACTCGATCGGCTCGCGGCTGGCATTTATCTACAAGGATCTGGTTCCTTACGAAGAGCTGATTCCGTCGCTGGTCCCGCTGCTGGAATTCTTCAAATCGGACCGGCTGCCGGGCGAATCGTTCGGCGACTTCTGCGCCCGTCAGGGGGCTGAAGCCCTTCAGGCGTCCGCCAGTCCTGCGGTTGCCGCTGCGGGCTGAGAACCGGTTGTCAACGCTCGAGACCTCGGATCGCGAACGGTCGGCGTCTGCACCCTGCGGATGCCGGCCGTTCTGTTATTCCGTGACACGGTTCATGGAGAATTGCGCACGGACCATTTCCGACGCTGTGCCGGACGGCTATTCTGAATTGCGGGCGTTCAGCCCTGCTGCAAGACGATCCCTTCCGTTCCGTCGACGTTCCGTCAGCGCAGAAAAACCTTCATGAATCTCACGCCCGTTCTCGACGTCATCGGCAATCTGATCTACGCCCTGCAGGCTCTGACGGCCATCCAAGGAGCCTTCCTGGTGATTCTCGTCTTCCGCCGGATCGCTCAGAAACGATTCGGCACTCCCGCGGCCTCGCAGGAGTTCCTGGGGGAGATCCGGCAGCGGCTCAAAGAACGCAACTACGACGAAGCGGCTCAGATCTGCGATTCCCCGCCTTACTGGAGCAAGGCGTCTCCGCAGTTGATTCTCATCGCACTCGGGAATCGGGGTCTTCCGCTCGCGAAGCTCAAACAACTTCTTGGCGAGAAGTTCGAACGCGATGTGCTCGCCGACCTGGAGTACCGCGTCGCCTGGATCAATACCGTGATCAAGACGGCCCCGATGCTCGGGCTGCTTGGTACGGTCGTCGGCATGATCGCCGCCTTCGGCAAAATTGCGTCCAGCCAGAAGACCGGCGTCGACCCTTCCCAGCTTGCTGACGACATCAGTTTCGCCCTGTTCACGACCGCGATCGGGCTGATGATTGCCATTCCGCTGGTGATGATTCTGGCGTCGATTAACGTCCGGATCGCCAAACTGCAGGACTCGGTTCAGAGCGACGTCGGCGAGTTTCTGGACGACTTCGAAGCCACGACGAGGAAGGCCTGAGCATGGCGGCCCGCCATCGCATGTTTGCCGACGTCGAAGCCTCGGGCTGGAAGCGGACCCGCCGGGTGACGACGGGCGACATGGACATCACGCCGATGATCGACGTGGTATTCCTGCTACTCATCTTCTTCATGGTTGCTTCGACGATGCAGGGGACGCCGGAAATCGACGTGCCTCCCGCCGCCCACAGTCTGGGGGTGGAAGCCAATAATGCCGTGGTGGTCACGATCTTCGCCGCCTCGGCGCGCGGCGCGGAGCGGATTGTGCTGGGCGATGGCGCCGGGGACGAAGGGAGCCTGGACGATGTCAAACGCTACGTGGCGGACGCCGCTCGCGCCGGCAAGACGAACGTGGTGCTCAAGGCTGAAGGAGACGTTCCGCACGGAGTCGTGAATCAGCTTTCTCGCGCGATCGGCGAAGTCGAAGGGGTCAAACTGTACGTCGGCGTCGGAGATCAGCCATCGCGCTGATGGTCTTGGAAAGCGGGGGCGTGCATGGCAATCCGGTTTCGCTGCTCACACTGCAACGGTCTGCTCAGCATCAGCAGTCGCAAGGCCGGATCGCTGGTGACGTGTCCGACGTGTGACCAGGAAACTCTCGTGCCGCTGGAGGATGCGTTTGAAGCTCCCGTTCCGGAAGTGGAGCCGGACCTGGAGTTCCCTCCCGCTGCCGAGCCCGAAGTCGAGATGCGGTCGGAACCCGAAGACGACATCGTGTTCGGCTCGTACGACGACGAGCCGCCGCCCGCCGCGGCGGAGCCGCCGGTCCAGGTTTCCGCTCCAGTCGTCCCGGCCGTCGTGACTGTTCCGATTGCCGCTGCATCTCACCCGGCCGCAGCGCGGCCGGTCGAGCGTGAGTGGTCCGACCCCGAAGAAGCGGAGCAACCATTCCAGTTCAACTCGCGGCGTCTGGTCGAAGAGGACGAGGAGATGGATCTCACGCCGATGGTCGACGTGACCTTTCTGCTGCTGATCTTCTTCATGGTGACGGCGTCATTCAGTCTGCAGAAGAGCATCGAGACGCCGACGCCGCAGCCGGATCAGCAGGGGGCGGCCCAGAGCCTGCTGAATCTGGAAGACCTGCAGGGGACGTCGATTCTGGTGAAGATCGACGCCGCCAACACCCTCACGCTCGACGACGAGCCCTGGCCCGATCTGGGGCGGCTTGCGGAGGCGCTTCGAGACAAGATGCGCCGGGAACAGAAAACCGAAGTGATCATCACGGCCGATTCGGCGGCGCTGCACCGTACTGTCGTAACCGTGATCGACGCGGCGAATGAAGCCGGCATCCAGAAAATCCGACTCGGCTCGCGCAAGGGATAGTCGACCGCAGCAGCACTCGATCATCGTGAATCCGCAGCAGCAGGCGTACTTCCGCAGGAAACCGACCGTTCATGGCATTCCTCGAAATCCTCCGACCGGGCCAGCCGTCGCAACGACAGGAACTGTCGCGCAGCGAACCCGTCCTGGTCGGCCGACTGGAATACAGCACAATCCGCATTGACGAAAACGACGTTGCGCCGATCGTCTGCCGCATCGGCTGGAGCAAGTCCGGATTTGAGGCGACTTCGGCGAATCCGCAGGGTGTCAGCGTCAACGGGCACCTCGTCGCGCAGGCTCGCCTGTCGACGGGCGACCTGATTCAGGTCGGGACCTGCACGCTGGTTTTCCAGGCGGAACAACCGGCGGCATACCCGGCGGCGGCGCCGGTTCACAAAGAGCCGGCGAAAGCGCCGCGCGAGCCCAGGGTGGCGGAGCCGCCGGCGCGCGAAGCGCGTCACAGCCCGAAAGCCCGCCCCGCCCCTGTTCTGGACGACGGTCCCGATGTTCCCGAATCGGTCGAACTGCCGGCGCTCGCCGAGAATCCTCGCTTCCAGGGTTCGCGCATCAACACGGCGCGCGGCGCCGATCTGCCGGCCAAGCTCAAAGTCAAGAACGTCCGGTCCGCCAGGCCGGGGGAACAGGACGCTCTGCGGTCGCCCCTCGTGCTGGGGCTCGGCGGCGGCGCACTCGTGCTGCTGCTCGCCACGGCGGCCATCTGGTTTTTGATGGGCCGTGAAGTCGCCAACCGACTCTACGATCGCGGCGTGACGGCGCTGGGAGACGGTCAGTTTGCGCAGGCCATCCAGGCTTTCGACCAGTTTGTCGAACGTTACCCGCGAAACGGGCTGGTTTCGAAGGCCATGATCGGCTCGGGTAAGGCCCGGATTCTGCAGGAGATCGGCGGCGCGGCGCCGAGCTGGGAACGGGGGCTCGAACAACTTCAGGAATTCGTCAAACAGAATCGGAACTCACCCGAGTTTTCCGAGCTGGAACCGACGATTTGCGAGTACGCCGAGCAGATCGCTGTCGGCGCCGCCAAAACCGCGGAAGCCACACGCGACGAGCAGCCCCTTGCCTGGTCTGCCGATGCGCAATTGCTGTTGGAAAGGCACTCCGATCCGCAGCAGCCGCCCGTCACTTCACTGGAACGGATTCGAGTCGCCACTGACCAGGCGCGCCGGGCCATTGTCAAACAGCAGAGTCTCGACACGGCGCTGGCGGCGATGACCGCCGCGATCGAGGCGAAGAAGCCGCTCGATGCATTGCGCGCCCGCGCCGAGCTGCTCCAGCGCTATCCTGACCTGGCGACTCAGGGGGCGGTCCAGCAGCATGTGAAGACGGCTCTCGAGCAGGAGCTGTCGACCGTTGCGGAACTGGCCGAACCGATCGCCGCAATACCCGCCGTCGCGGATCCGTCGCCTCAACCGCTCGTCCCGACTCCGCTGGCTCGCGCTCGCACCGACGAAGCTTCGGAAGGTCGCCGAGTTCTCGTGGTGTCGAAAGGGGTTCTGTATGCCGTCGACTCCATCACGGGCGAGCCTGCCTGGCGGCGCAATCTGGGTGATCGCGCGGTTTTCTTTCCGATCCGCGTCCCCGGCGGAGCTCGGGGGATCATTGCCTACTTTCAGATCGATCAGTCCGTGCGGCTGCTCCGCGAAGAGGACGGCCTGGATGTCTGGCGCCAGGAACTTCATTCGCAGCCGACGGACGCGCCGCTGATCCACGGCGGACAGGTTTACCTGCCGCTGGAGGACCGTCGGCTGGCCCGGATTGAAATCGACTCCGGCCGCCTCTCCGGAGCGCTGACGCTTTCACAACGTCCGGTGACGACTCCCTGCCTGTCCCGCGACGAAGCGACGCTGTTCGTCCCAGGGGAGCATTCGTTGATCTATGCGATCTCTCTCAACCCGTTTGCGGCGGTCTCATTGACCTTTACGCAACATGCTTCGGGCAGCGTGGTGGTTCCGCCCCTTGCGCTCGGTCGACTTCTGCTGCTGTGCGAAAACGATCGGGAAAGCTCCGGCAGACTCCGGCTCTGGAACGCCGACGAACCCCGCCAGCCGCTGTCGGAACTCAAAGGGGTTTCGCTGAACGGCGTCGTCCGGGATCCGCCTGTCGTGCGCGGCCCGCAGCTCGTCGTCCCCCTGACGAATGGACGTCTCGAAGCCTTTGCCGTCCGCGACGACCCGGAGCGGCCGGGGCTCGTTCCCATCGCCGGCTACCAGGTCCCCGGAACGGGAACCGTGCCGATGCAGTTGTCACTGGGGCCTGATGGACAGTTCTGGCTGGCCAGTAACGCCTTCCGCAAGTTTCAGCTCACATCCGACAGCATCGGCATGGATCAGAATGCGGTCGCCACTGGACTGGCGACGCAGCCGTTGCAGTCGGTCGGCGACGATCTGTTCGTCGCCCGTCGGCCGCTGTGGGCGAGCGGAGTGCAACTGTCGCGCGTCGATCGGGATCAGCTCAGCAGCCCCTGGCGGATTACGCTTGGCGCGGGGCCCCTGGCGGTTCTTCCGACTGCTTCCGGACTGACGATGCTCACGGAAAATGGAGAAGCCGTGTCCATCTCCGCCGAGCGACTGCGTCAGGGAGGACTCGATCCGCGCGGGTCGCGCGACATCGAGTGGCCCGTGGCCCCGGCCCGTCCGTTGCTGGCGACGACACTGCCGGATGGCCGCTGCGCCGTCCTCGTCCCCGGTCACGATTCCCAGTCGATCGCGGTGGTCAGCCCGGCCGGTATTGTCGATGCGAGTCTCATTCCCCCTGCACCGCTCGATGTGGCGCCCGCTCCGCTGGAGGGTGGATTGATTCTGCCCCTGGCCGGCAGCCTGGCCTGGCGCCCGTTGCGTGGCACCGACCCGCCGCCTCAGGATTTTATCCTTCCGATCACGGGGGACGTCTCAAGACACTGGACTCACGTCACGGCTTTGAATGAAACGACGGTGCTTGCGTGCGACGATTCCGGCGAATGCCGGGCCATCGAGTGGAAGCGGGGGGACCTTTCCCACCTGGCGGAACGTGCGATTCTCAGTCTGGCGGAGCCGCTGGCGCTGCCTCCCGTCGGCTGCCAGGGGCAATGGTTCCTCGCCGACCGATCGGGGCGGGTGATCCGCGTGTCGGAAGATCTCCTCGAACTGCAGGCGGAACGCGGGTTTGAAGCGGGGGTCTCCATGCTCGCCACTGTCGAGGGGATCGCCCTCGCCCAGTCGACTTCCGGAACCCTGCACTCGCTGCCGATCGAAGGCGATTCGCTCGCGTCGCTGTGGAGCGCGGAGCTCGGGCCGATCGCACTCCTGTCTGCGGCCGTCGTCCAGGGAGAGCAGCTTGTCCTCGCGGGGACCCGCGGCGACGTCCTGCTGCTCAATCGCGCGACGGGGGCGGAAATCCGCCGGCTCAAACTTCCCCAGCGACTGTCGCGACTGATTTCGACTGCGGCAGGCCCCGTGGCGATCGCGGCCGACGGAAGTCTGTACCTCCTGACTGTTCCGCCGGGAGGTCAGCCATGATTGCCGGTTGTTCGAGATCCTTTCCACTAACGGCACGGCGGCTGACGGCGTGTCTGTGCCTGTTGCTGGCCGGCCTTTGCGGCGCGGCCGGAGCGCAGGAGGAGGTCGAACCGCCGCTGCCGAAGTTCGAGGATCTGCAGGTTCCCGAGTATGAGGCGCTGCTGAGCGGACGTCCGGTCGACTGGTTCGTGCTGACGACGGAGCAGAAAGTTCTGTTTGTCGAGCCGGTGCAGCCTCGTCCGGGAACGCTGACCGATCTGGCGACCAAGTACGAGGCCAGTTTCAAGTGGCCGAAACCCCGCAACAAGGACGAGCAGCGGGAGCAGACCGAAAAGCGCGCGCTGCTGCAGCGGCTGCGAATTTCGCTCTGGGATGCACCGGGTGAGAGCGAATACCTGATCGAAACGCGGGTGATCGAGCGGATCATCTACTTCGAAGATCTGATTCTGCAGCGAGTTCAACTTCTCCTCGATCAGAATGACACTCTGAGAGCCTACGAACTGCTGACCCTCATCGACCGCAGGCAGCGGGGCTGGCCGGAGTCGGACAAGGCCATTCAACGGTTTCACTACGTGGAAGCCGGGGTGCAACTGACCAACGATCGTCCCGAGGACGCTTTGCGATCGCTGGAAGCGCTCCTGGCGATGAATCCGCAGTACGAGGGGATGTCCGAACGGGCTGGCGAGGCCGTCAACATCCTGGTTCAGCGCGCCGTCGACGCGAGCGATTTTCGAGGCGCCCGACATTACCTGGCGCGACTGGCGCGATTCCGTCCGGAGCATTCGGTGTACTTGCGCTGGAAGCAGGAGCTGCTGTCCCGCACGCAATCCGAGATGCAGATCGCTTCGATGCTCGCGCGGGATGATCCGCGGGCCGCCGCCCATCGCATTGATGCCGCCGCACGGATCTGGCCGGACACGCCCGGGCTTCGCGAGCTTCACCGCAGCCTGCTGGAGGCGGCGCAGTTTCTCAAAGTCGGCGTTCTGACGTTCGCGGGCGACAGCCCGGCTTATCCGTTTCCGACGCGTGCCGACCTGCGAAGTCGTTCTCTCACCGAGTTGCGGCTGTTTGAACCGGGGCGAATTGATGAATCGGGCGTACGCTACCGGAGCGGGATCTGCGAAGAATGGGAGCCGACCGACCTCGGACGCGAGCTTCGTCTGAACGTGGCGGCGCGACGCGCCCTCTGGGAGTCGCGTCCGGGAATTTCCGCTCTCGAAATCCAGCAGACACTGCAGCGCCGACTCGATCCGGCCAGTCCGGATTTCGACGAACGGATTGCGGCGCTGGTCACCGGGGTAGAGGCCCGTTCGCCTTGGGAAGTGGTCATCAGCTTCCGGACGCCTCCGTTGCGGCCGGAGTCGCTGCTGGCTTTGCCGCTGCTGGCCCCTCCGGGGGACTCGGACCTGGCTGCGGATCTGACTCCCGGCGCCCGGCGCGCCCTGGGGCGCGGAAATGCGTCGCTCGCGGCCCGTTTCCAGCTCGAACGGCGGGATGACGACGATCAGTCCCTGCTGCGCGTGCGGGAGCCGAACGGGAAGTCGAAGCAGCGGTATCTGACGGATCTCGACGAACATCGGTACGAGTCCTGGGAGCGATCGCTGCAGGCGCTGCTGCGGGGCGACGCCGATATCCTGCCCTATGCCCGGCTGGCTGATGCGAAACTGCTGCAGTCCGACGGGCGATTCTTCACCGTTCCCGCCGCGATTCCCGAAACGCATCTGCTGCAGATCAATCCGGAAAGCGCTGCACTGAAGAACGGCCCCCTGCGGCGGGCGCTCCTCGCGGCGATCCCTCGCGAGCAATTGCTGCGGGACGTGGTTCTGAAGGACGCCGATCCCGCCTGGGGGCGGCTGACGACGGCCCCGTTCCCGATCAGCAGCTTTGCCTACAATCGCGTTCTCGCCCAGCCGGTCTACGACCCGCTGCTGGCGGCATCCCTGCTCCTGACCGCCAGGAAGGAGCTGGGACTGGAAACGGTTCGACTGCGTCTGGCGCATCCGGGAGACGACGACATCCGCCGGCTCTGCGACGAACTGATTCTTGCCTGGAAGCGGGTGGGGATTGAGGTCGAGCTGGTCGATCCTCGCGGCAAGCCTGGCGAGCCCCCGTGGGATCTGGCGTTTCGAACGCTGCAGCTTGCCGATCCGGCGGCCGAGCTCTGGCCGCTCGTGACCGGGGCCGAACGGACGGAGATCGCCAGTCTCGCTCCGCTTCCAGACCGACTGCGGCAGAGTCTGCTCGGCCTCGAACAGGCCGGCGACTGGACGACGGCCACAAATCTGATCCAGCAACTGCAGGTCGACATGCTGGCGGAGGCCCGCTGGATTCCTCTATGGGAAGTCGAGCAGTTCTGGATCGCGCGTCGCCGGCTGGGAGGTGTCCCGTCGCCGCTGCTGAATCCCTATCACAATGCGGAGAAGTGGATTGTGCAGTCGTGGTTTCCGCAGGAGACGCCCTGATGCCGAGTGCGATTCTGCACTTTCCGGTCGCTCTGCTGGTGCTGCTGTCTGCAGTTCTGCCGGTCCAGGCCGAGGACGAGGCCCCGCTCTGGGAGTGGCGGCCTTACCGGGTCCAGGCGGTGCTGACGGCCGACCGCGACGATCCCGTTCTCGACGGCCGGCTGGCTGCGCTGGCCGCCGATCTCTCGGCGCTGACGGATCGCGTGATCGGTCCCGGCTGGCGCCTTGAGATTCACCGTCCGGAAGACCCCGGGATGCCTGCCGTCGCGGAGGGCGTCCCTCCCTGGAAACTGCTGAACGAGGCCGAGCCGGGCACGGCCGACGTCTGGTTGCGGATTCACGTCGCGACCACGGTCGGACAGACAGCCTGGCAGATTCAGTGCTGGCAGCCCGAGCTGGAGAGCCGCTCTCCGGTGGTGTCGGGGACGA harbors:
- a CDS encoding NADPH-dependent assimilatory sulfite reductase hemoprotein subunit translates to MADEAKRSKAEVLKEESRQLRGPLARELTVLDQHFSGEAESLLKFHGCYQQGNRDERKAKNPDGTPKAKEYRVMVRTRVPGGKVTAKQFLGHLDLCEKYANGTLKITTRQGFQFHGVLKNDLKATIAAINANLLTTLAACGDVNRNVITCPAPFKNNGVRAQMQALAYHLAEHLKPRSTAYHEIWLTDDSGLTENLAEFQPVDEPLYGKAYLPRKFKVAIALPDDNCVDIFANDLGLLAVVEDDRIVGFNVMVGGGMGRTPSAEKTFAAVAQPLAYISPEQVDLVAEAIIKVQRDFGNREDRKVARLKYTIANLGLEAFKAKVEEYYGQPLAPPRPIPILKAEDHMGWHEQGDGNLFVGINISGGRIKDDGDLRIKSFFRAVLGKYGMETRLTCMQAVILCDIPPSEKPVIEQMMRDHGIVPAEELTPVRRFAISCTAFPTCGLAVAESERVLPDVITRLEAELTRLGLERELFAVHITGCPNGCGRPYTPDVGIVGKTLGKYTLFVGGNSIGSRLAFIYKDLVPYEELIPSLVPLLEFFKSDRLPGESFGDFCARQGAEALQASASPAVAAAG
- a CDS encoding MotA/TolQ/ExbB proton channel family protein — protein: MNLTPVLDVIGNLIYALQALTAIQGAFLVILVFRRIAQKRFGTPAASQEFLGEIRQRLKERNYDEAAQICDSPPYWSKASPQLILIALGNRGLPLAKLKQLLGEKFERDVLADLEYRVAWINTVIKTAPMLGLLGTVVGMIAAFGKIASSQKTGVDPSQLADDISFALFTTAIGLMIAIPLVMILASINVRIAKLQDSVQSDVGEFLDDFEATTRKA
- a CDS encoding ExbD/TolR family protein, whose product is MAARHRMFADVEASGWKRTRRVTTGDMDITPMIDVVFLLLIFFMVASTMQGTPEIDVPPAAHSLGVEANNAVVVTIFAASARGAERIVLGDGAGDEGSLDDVKRYVADAARAGKTNVVLKAEGDVPHGVVNQLSRAIGEVEGVKLYVGVGDQPSR
- a CDS encoding ExbD/TolR family protein is translated as MAIRFRCSHCNGLLSISSRKAGSLVTCPTCDQETLVPLEDAFEAPVPEVEPDLEFPPAAEPEVEMRSEPEDDIVFGSYDDEPPPAAAEPPVQVSAPVVPAVVTVPIAAASHPAAARPVEREWSDPEEAEQPFQFNSRRLVEEDEEMDLTPMVDVTFLLLIFFMVTASFSLQKSIETPTPQPDQQGAAQSLLNLEDLQGTSILVKIDAANTLTLDDEPWPDLGRLAEALRDKMRREQKTEVIITADSAALHRTVVTVIDAANEAGIQKIRLGSRKG
- a CDS encoding PQQ-binding-like beta-propeller repeat protein; the protein is MAFLEILRPGQPSQRQELSRSEPVLVGRLEYSTIRIDENDVAPIVCRIGWSKSGFEATSANPQGVSVNGHLVAQARLSTGDLIQVGTCTLVFQAEQPAAYPAAAPVHKEPAKAPREPRVAEPPAREARHSPKARPAPVLDDGPDVPESVELPALAENPRFQGSRINTARGADLPAKLKVKNVRSARPGEQDALRSPLVLGLGGGALVLLLATAAIWFLMGREVANRLYDRGVTALGDGQFAQAIQAFDQFVERYPRNGLVSKAMIGSGKARILQEIGGAAPSWERGLEQLQEFVKQNRNSPEFSELEPTICEYAEQIAVGAAKTAEATRDEQPLAWSADAQLLLERHSDPQQPPVTSLERIRVATDQARRAIVKQQSLDTALAAMTAAIEAKKPLDALRARAELLQRYPDLATQGAVQQHVKTALEQELSTVAELAEPIAAIPAVADPSPQPLVPTPLARARTDEASEGRRVLVVSKGVLYAVDSITGEPAWRRNLGDRAVFFPIRVPGGARGIIAYFQIDQSVRLLREEDGLDVWRQELHSQPTDAPLIHGGQVYLPLEDRRLARIEIDSGRLSGALTLSQRPVTTPCLSRDEATLFVPGEHSLIYAISLNPFAAVSLTFTQHASGSVVVPPLALGRLLLLCENDRESSGRLRLWNADEPRQPLSELKGVSLNGVVRDPPVVRGPQLVVPLTNGRLEAFAVRDDPERPGLVPIAGYQVPGTGTVPMQLSLGPDGQFWLASNAFRKFQLTSDSIGMDQNAVATGLATQPLQSVGDDLFVARRPLWASGVQLSRVDRDQLSSPWRITLGAGPLAVLPTASGLTMLTENGEAVSISAERLRQGGLDPRGSRDIEWPVAPARPLLATTLPDGRCAVLVPGHDSQSIAVVSPAGIVDASLIPPAPLDVAPAPLEGGLILPLAGSLAWRPLRGTDPPPQDFILPITGDVSRHWTHVTALNETTVLACDDSGECRAIEWKRGDLSHLAERAILSLAEPLALPPVGCQGQWFLADRSGRVIRVSEDLLELQAERGFEAGVSMLATVEGIALAQSTSGTLHSLPIEGDSLASLWSAELGPIALLSAAVVQGEQLVLAGTRGDVLLLNRATGAEIRRLKLPQRLSRLISTAAGPVAIAADGSLYLLTVPPGGQP
- a CDS encoding ABC transporter substrate-binding protein; translation: MIAGCSRSFPLTARRLTACLCLLLAGLCGAAGAQEEVEPPLPKFEDLQVPEYEALLSGRPVDWFVLTTEQKVLFVEPVQPRPGTLTDLATKYEASFKWPKPRNKDEQREQTEKRALLQRLRISLWDAPGESEYLIETRVIERIIYFEDLILQRVQLLLDQNDTLRAYELLTLIDRRQRGWPESDKAIQRFHYVEAGVQLTNDRPEDALRSLEALLAMNPQYEGMSERAGEAVNILVQRAVDASDFRGARHYLARLARFRPEHSVYLRWKQELLSRTQSEMQIASMLARDDPRAAAHRIDAAARIWPDTPGLRELHRSLLEAAQFLKVGVLTFAGDSPAYPFPTRADLRSRSLTELRLFEPGRIDESGVRYRSGICEEWEPTDLGRELRLNVAARRALWESRPGISALEIQQTLQRRLDPASPDFDERIAALVTGVEARSPWEVVISFRTPPLRPESLLALPLLAPPGDSDLAADLTPGARRALGRGNASLAARFQLERRDDDDQSLLRVREPNGKSKQRYLTDLDEHRYESWERSLQALLRGDADILPYARLADAKLLQSDGRFFTVPAAIPETHLLQINPESAALKNGPLRRALLAAIPREQLLRDVVLKDADPAWGRLTTAPFPISSFAYNRVLAQPVYDPLLAASLLLTARKELGLETVRLRLAHPGDDDIRRLCDELILAWKRVGIEVELVDPRGKPGEPPWDLAFRTLQLADPAAELWPLVTGAERTEIASLAPLPDRLRQSLLGLEQAGDWTTATNLIQQLQVDMLAEARWIPLWEVEQFWIARRRLGGVPSPLLNPYHNAEKWIVQSWFPQETP